From Alligator mississippiensis isolate rAllMis1 chromosome 9, rAllMis1, whole genome shotgun sequence, one genomic window encodes:
- the GLRA1 gene encoding glycine receptor subunit alpha-1: MSPSDFLDKLMGRTSGYDARIRPNFKGPAVNVSCNIFINSFGSIAETTMDYRVNIFLRQQWNDPRLAYNEYPDDSLDLDPSMLDSIWKPDLFFANEKGAHFHEITTDNKLLRISRNGNVLYSIRITLTLACPMDLKNFPMDVQTCIMQLESFGYTMNDLIFEWQEKGAVQVADGLTLPQFILKEEKDLRYCTKHYNTGKFTCIEARFHLERQMGYYLIQMYIPSLLIVILSWISFWINMDAAPARVGLGITTVLTMTTQSSGSRASLPKVSYVKAIDIWMAVCLLFVFSALLEYAAVNFVSRQHKELLRFRRKRRHHKKEEDEAGEGRFNFSAYGMGPACLQAKDGISVKGANNNNTANPAPPPSRSHEEMRKLFLQRAKKIDKISRIGFPMAFLIFNIFYWIIYKIVRREDVHNQ; this comes from the exons GCCCCGCAGTAAACGTCAGCTGCAACATTTTCATCAACAGCTTTGGTTCGATTGCCGAAACGACGATG GACTACCGGGTGAACATTTTCCTGCGGCAGCAGTGGAACGACCCGCGGCTGGCGTATAACGAGTACCCGGACGATTCCCTGGACTTGGATCCATCTATGTTGGACTCCATCTGGAAGCCCGACTTGTTCTTTGCCAACGAGAAAGGGGCCCATTTCCACGAGATCACCACAGACAACAAACTGCTCCGAATTTCCAGGAACGGCAACGTCCTCTACAGTATCAG gATCACACTAACGCTGGCATGTCCCATGGACCTGAAGAACTTCCCCATGGATGTCCAGACGTGCATCATGCAGCTGGAGAGCT TCGGCTACACAATGAATGACCTGATATTCGAATGGCAAGAGAAAGGTGCTGTGCAGGTCGCAGACGGCTTAACGTTGCCTCAGTTTATCCTGAAGGAAGAGAAAGACTTGCGGTACTGCACCAAGCATTATAACACAG GCAAGTTCACCTGCATAGAAGCCCGTTTCCACCTGGAGCGCCAGATGGGCTACTACCTGATCCAGATGTACATCCCCAGCCTGCTGATTGTCATCTTGTCCTGGATCTCCTTCTGGATCAACATGGACGCCGCCCCTGCCCGCGTGGGCCTGGGCATCACCACCGTGCTGACCATGACCACCCAGAGCTCTGGTTCCCGAGCATCGCTGCCCAAG GTGTCCTACGTGAAGGCCATCGACATCTGGATGGCCGTGTGCTTGCTGTTCGTGTTCTCGGCCCTTCTGGAGTACGCTGCCGTCAACTTCGTCTCTCGGCAGCACAAAGAGCTGCTCAGGTTCAGAAGGAAGAGGAGGCACCATAAG AAAGAG GAGGATGAAGCTGGGGAAGGCAGGTTCAACTTCTCCGCCTACGGGATGGGTCCTGCCTGTCTCCAAGCCAAGGATGGCATCTCCGTCAAAGGcgccaacaacaacaacacagcCAACCCGGCCCCACCGCCTTCCCGGTCCCACGAGGAGATGCGCAAGCTCTTCCTCCAGCGAGCCAAGAAGATCGACAAGATCTCACGCATCGGCTTCCCCATGGCTTTCCTCATCTTCAACATTTTCTACTGGATTATCTACAAGATCGTCCGCAGGGAGGATGTTCACAACCAGTGA